The Maylandia zebra isolate NMK-2024a linkage group LG1, Mzebra_GT3a, whole genome shotgun sequence DNA segment ttaaaaaacaaacaaaaaaaaaacaaatttaacctgaaaacaaaggtgctgaactgctaaaagctgaaggttacacagaagaaggagttggtaaaaagctgaaaatgttttaaatgtaaattagaaaaccctaagaaatgagaaaagaacatttagagtcagaaaacatctgaatgaatattaaaaggtcatattctttgaatcactgaatgactcaaatgtgatccctccactttgatccacacagtttaaaaagtttaaatgcctgagctttgaaagatacagtgttggaaagagaacaataatggcgacaatttgagggtaaaatgatggatgtaacactgtggacacagcagcagttgaaagagaagtgcttaagatgaatcttggcagagtggcaggcagagctcgttaagcaggcaggtgtgagcctggttgctatagtgaccgcacccaatggctccatacacacggacacagacatgcgcctcacttttgctgcttaaaatgaacagaaaagtcaggccgaaacaaatcgttcccaaatgaaaagtataggtcgtattgacaaaattctttcaccgtgagtgacagcaatgtctagtctactgaattctcagttttcatgcctgtggagtttattatatggacgtggtgacagtggaaagacaccatgctcttctgattttcaaacgaaccttctgagccattttaacattagagtctatggaagagttggagggaggaggctgtgcattggtgacatttacgaaagaaccataacacctaggacaatagtaaacacattggatgaaagaggacagcgatggctacgttttgagggtaaaatcatacctgtagagcaaacgctgcggacacagcagcagttttaaaaaagattttaagattaatttttttgctcctctcactctagcagttgagctgcctcactctagccccaacattccgtcccatacacacccattataaactctgaaacgggtgaaaaaacatcatgaaacttaaactggaactgaagaaaaagtataatagatattgaaaagataaatacaagttgaatagttgaatgtcttgtcttcgttttaaagtttgaatggtggctctatgtcaatgtatgtggaagtagtaagagtttaaaaatgagtaagttgaatgaggatttgaagggtctccccattgaaatacattataaatttttgttgaataaagttgaataaaattaaaaatataaatgttaaaaatatgaaaaatagaagcagtgttgtccaaaagaataggaatctaacggtgtttgaatggtttttctaagttgaacggttttgaaggagtaggctttgaaaaaacgtacggaaaaataaaatataataataataataactagaaagtgcattttctgaagaaactgcagtgtgaatgcttgaatctgaatgtatgcactgaaatgaattaattgctgaattttgagttaaaaatattgaatgagattaaaaaaaacaaaaaaaaaaaacgaatttaacctgaaaacaaaggtgctgaactgctaaaagctgaaggttacacagaagaaggagttggaaaaaagctgaaaatgttttaaatgtaaattagaaaaccctaagaaatgagaaaagaacatttagagtcagaaaacatctgaatgaatattaaaaggtcatattctttgaatcactgaatgactcaaatgtgatccctccactttgatccacacagtttaaaaagtttaaatgcctgagctttgaaagacacggtgttggaaagagaacaataatggcgacaatttgagggtaaaatgatggctgtaacactgtggacacagcagcagttgaaagagaagtgcttaagatgaatcttggtacagtggcaggcagagctcgttaagcaggcaggtgtgagcctggttgctatagtgaccgcacccaatggctccatacacacggacacagacatgcgcctcacttttgctgcttaaaatgaacagaaaagtcaggccgaaacaaatcgttcccaaatgaaaagtataggtcgtattgacaaaattctttcaccgtgagtgacagcaatgtctagtctactgaattctcagttttcatgcctgtggagtttattatatggacgtggtgacagtggaaagacaccatgctcttctgattttcaaacgaaccttctgagccattttaacattagagtctatggaagagttggagggaggaggctgtgcattggtgacatttacgaaagaaccataacacctaggacaatagtaaacacattggatgaaagaggacagcgatggctacgttttgagggtaaaatcatacctgtagagcaaacgctgcggacacagcagcagttttaaaaaagattttaagattaatttttttgctcctctcactctagcagttgagctgcctcactctagccccaacattccgtcccatacacacccattataaactctgaaacgggtgaaaaaacatcatgaaacttaaactggaactgaagaaaaagtataatagatattgaaaagataaatacaagttgaatagttgaatgtcttgtcttcgttttaaagtttgaatggtggctctatgtcaatgtatgtggaagtagtaagagtttaaaaatgagtaagttgaatgaggatttgaagggtctccccattgaaatacattataaatttttgttgaataaagttgaataaaattaaaaatataaatgttaaaaatatgaaaaatagaagcagtgttgtccaaaataataggaatctaacggtgtttgaatggtttttctaagttgaacggttttgaaggagtaggcttacaaaaaacgtacggaaaaataaaatataataataactagaaagtgcattttctgaagaaactgcagtgtgaatgcttgaatctgaatgtatgcactgaaatgaattaattgctgaattttgagttaaaacttttttaatgagataaaaaaaaaaaaacccgaatttaacctgaaaacaaaagtgctgaactgctaaaagctgaaggttacacagaagaagaagttggaaaaaagctgaaaatgttttaattgtaaattagaaaaacctaagaaatgagaaaagaacatttagagtcagaaaacatctgaaagaatattaaaaggtcatattctttgaatcactgaatgactaaaatgtgatccctccacttggacccacacagtttaaaaagtttacatctctgagctttgaaagacaagatgttggaaaaagaacaacgatggcgacgttttgagggtaaaatgatggctttaacactgtggacacagcagcagttgaaagagaagtgtttaagatgaattttggcagagtgagagagagagctcgttaagcaggcaggtgtgagcctggttgctatagtgaccgcacccaagggctccatacacacgcacacagacatgcacctcacttttgctgcttaaaatgaacagaaaagtcaggccgaaacaaatcgctcccaaatgaaaagtaaaagttgtaTTGACAAAATtttttcaccgtgagcgacagcaatgtctagtctacctaattctcagttttcatgcctgtggagcttattatatggacgtggtgacagtggaaagacaccatgctcttctgattttcaaacgaaccttctgagccattttaacattagagtctatggaagagttggagggaggaggctgtgcattggtggcatttatgaaagaaccataacacctagtacaatagtaaacacattggatgaaagaggacagccatggctacgttttgagggtaaaatcatacctgtagagcaaacgctgtggacacagcagcagttttaaaaaagattttaagattaatttttttgctcctctcactctagcagttgagctgtctcactctagccccaacattccgtcccatacacacccattataaactctgaaacgggtgaaaaaacatcatgaaacttaaactggaactgaagaaaaagtataatagatattgaaaagataaatacaagttgaatagttgaatgtcttgtcttcgttttaaagtttgaatggtggctctatgtcaatgtatgtggaagtagtaagagtttaaaaatgagtaagttgaatgaggatttgaagggtctccccattgaaatacattataaatttttgttgaataaagttgaataaaattaaaaatataaatgttaaaaatatgaaaaatagaagcagtgttgtccaaaagaataggaatctaacggtgtttgaatggtttttctaagttgaacggttttgaaggagtaggattacaaaaaacgtacggaatacagaataaaatataataataataataaagattagaagaacaatactgtgaatgcttttcaagcattcacactaataataaagattagaagaacaatactgtgaatgcttttcaagcattcacactaataataaagattcgaataacaatactgtgaatgcttttcaagcattcacactaataataaagattcgaataacaatactgtgaatgcttttcaagcattcacactaataaagattcgaataacaatactgtgaatgcttttcaagcattcacactaactagaaagtgcattttctgaagaaactgcagtgtgaatgcttgaatctgaatgtatgcactgaaatgaattaattactgaatgttaagttaaaaattctgaatgagctggaaaatacagaatttttaaagtgaaaacaaaagtgcagaacttttgaaagctgatgttcacacagaagaagttggaaaaaagctaaacatgtttaaaatgtaaataataaaaaaatgagtaatgacaaaagaaaatttagagtcagaaaatctctgaatgaatattaaaagttcaaattCTTCTAActgaaatgaacttaaaagatgaacaaaaattctggagaaaatgcaaactttaatatacagcataatgtttttcagacatatacacatgtgtatatcatgtttaatagtattacatacatcaatttgttttgtatgtcatagaaaataaaaaaaaattcttaagtcatattttacagcttctttctgaaaaggactagtagaataaataaaaataactaaattaaataactaaataaaaaataataagcaagatatgaaatacatgaaaattcaacttttaaaaccacaatcctgaacctttaaattgtgttggtttcttagaacatggctgaacagctgtttCTATCGGTCTACTTAATCTGTCTacacatctttttattactcattcttctttatgttttaatgtaaacagagtccacacagtggtaaaagagaactgtatagagatttttgagtaaactcaaatgaaagcctAAGGTGGTGAAACAGTTTAACACgtgcaaataatcaaataaacacattagtcctttttgtgaacatggataaataagtatcaatacagcattgttcagccatgccactaaatgcttttttacacagtgttttaacctgggctcagacacaaagtcccaaaattagttagtccctgactttgagttgtggttatgactaattattatacacaagGCTTTATCTATCTAAACTCTAAgtacacaaatatgaaaaaaaccctatacttaccagctgataccccacactacacactaggtgtgccatgtgacctgaaactttggtacaaaatcatcataatccttctgttaacactgttttttaacactgtttgtgttgctgttcagcagtttaaaatgttttagattggattacatggaatgaatttgaattttcttggggggttttgtgtgtgttttgttcttagcagattttttcttccataacgttgaattccagttaccacatttctggtcatatgacatcccgagtgcccacttaaaaaaatccccacagttaattcaacattaaaacaaaataaaaatatgttaaataaataaaggtttgctctgtgatgaaatactaaataagcatacattgtacagagcactaacaatgacaacaatcctttagcctgttgatcagagagaggcagtcattatgtccatttaaaacctgtaatcacagagcacaacgtttctgtgaaactatgaagtcccatatgatcctcatcatgtccagtgacttcagagtggatcctccctgtcatccggccagtgtttgatgtgtggcaagcagcacagaagcaggatagctgaggactttaaaagaagagcagaaaacaggaatatgtagttgtaaatgtaaatatcagtgatacttgtcttgtcaaagggaataaaataatgaaaatgtcaacttacacactcatttagggaggatcttgacactgcacagaggaggcacagtcagtctgacaatgatggtgatctccagggatgttttcctgcagcaacattcctgccaactggccgtatgatccagagtagttggtttgtaataaacagaaaggtgtatatgttaggtagtgtgcactcagagctggtcctaagaaacaaacacatcctgtaataaactgaatacctgtagtagtgctgctgcaaatatgaagcccttctatcatgagtggtttcaaagaaggctcagtcacagaaactgtgcagtctgttcagtcctgagtgtctcggctctgaaggggatggatcacagagggaaacacctgagtacagacattacaatacactctaacactcctaaggtcaagtgaaaacacaatttaaacacttcacaaagaatgaatacatgttttcatggaaataatgtcattaaccctttttgttgttagtaaatctcaccgactgcttgtgggacaagctagaaggaagacttatcacagaatctctcctgtgctccagatgtgaagtctcacgctctgatcgtatggcgatgaagatggtgatgatgaagtttctctgatctgtggcattacagtttctGGCTGCTATGTGCTTCACATTGTTGGATTTTACATGTGAAGAttggagaagacacaggaggactgtgtctctcttaaaaagaaaaaaaaagaaaaacaaaggaaacctAACAGGAAAGAAAACCCCCCCCCCTCAACTCCCAccgtaccccccccccccccccccccccccccccccactcaacTCCCTAACCTCACACCATCAAATGTCTATACAAATgtagggtatcagctggtaacagAAAGCAAGTGTAACATATGCACTACAtatgtaacactgctgaaacatttctggccagaaatgtgcagttatcaACCCAGACCCACCCTGATGATTGCGCtggccagaaacatgataaaagctcataaaaatttatgtttcatagaaaaatttgtccaaaaatataattgtgtacttttgaaaaagtttaaagtttataacaaaccaaaataataatatttttgtaaatagtatttcaaaatagaggcacacataaagtggcttaactgtcattattgctgtaattaggtttgtttgtttgtttgtttgtttttttaaaaagcaacctttagtcattattgttctctcagaaacaatgaagaagctgttgaacatttatgtgttgtgtaggcaatcctctggtccaccctccctccctcccagccacagtgagactggggcagcctggcaggatgttgaagcctggctgcagagaggatatgcctacactattcattttaaactgctatatttgatttttctgacatttataggttactgttagtgaattttagattttctgtaataaataaaattgtcatcttttactgatatcattacttaattcatgtaattgtattttatgtaaacaattcaaacattatactgcaatgcagggcgtcaacttttaaatatcgctctactttcttaagtcattcaaaaatatagatattacttactgtattcaaagatctagatcatgaatcatcacaggacaatacacagtatactgggtcatggtaactatggtatgtcttcatgactccagaatggagacatcgatctgactgagaaatgaaaattaggtcaagcagtgtgttcttctctgtggtaggggcagtgatgacctgtgcgtatcccctagactcaaacagctccaggattagtttgtttgcactggataaaacattctcattaaaatcaccacaaactatgatgggatgacagtccatgatctccaatgagtctaataggcttaccaggtttttcaggaatggcctcagagtgtagtctggaggtctgtatacaactgcaatcagagcactgactggtgcttcaacctttaaagccagaaattcaaggtcagttacattatggatgtactgtttttcatgcacttgaatgtcacttttcacataaacagcaactccaccaccacttctgtttgccatctggggaaagtttgtgtaggacaggtgtctgttgcgtttgaacaaattgtaattttccaagtggagactctctgcgacaaaagagccccgcaggtgtgtttctgttaggcacaaaacatctgctagacacaattcatggtgacttttgatgtcattaatgtgagctggcagtccctctgtattatgatgaacaatggtgaaaacctctgacctgctcagtgtttgcctcacgtgtagaagaggcatcatgtcatcaaggttggcttgtctcatgttctcaagcgctgcagtgatttctgggttggtgaatatttttttctcctccatatcaagaagatacagtccactgagagacgtcactctactgacagctacgtaggccatgccgggctcaaaaatgctcttaagagagacaacagctgatgtagttgtcataccctgtaccttatgtattgtacatgcaaaggccagcttcactgggaactgtcttcgtaccactcctttctgcttcagattctcctctgctctctcaatgtaCACCATATCGTCTGCTGGTGTGCGGTTATTCTTTCCAGATGTCTCATTATCCATTTTAAGTCCAAGCTTGATGATGTGTTGGTCATTTTCAGAGTAAACTACTCTAAGTAGTATTCCAAAAGCTCCATTAACCAAACCATTTTGTATGTCAATGTTTCTGGTGAGCATGACACGAGCTCCTTctgcaactttcagtgtgtctggtaactcgtttttacctcctttcaatggtctgtcttgaagtgccattctgccagttctaggatcttttctataatcatctgcatggatgtcaatgatatgagtgtggagcagagccagtgttgaagagttgtgtgcatccacttctttattagttgcaaaaatgtgcaatGCATCAGTCGGACAATGGGCTGGTTCAGTTATGGCCTGTAACAACAAATTTCTATCTGCTTCGCAAAGCTCATCCAACTTTCCTTTTACACGAATTCTGTTCAGCATCTCAGCAAAGAcaacatcatctttctgacgcataatctcagtcagagtgatcatctgaaaatgctcccgccacaggtcgatctcagacgggtcgtgcacacagagaggtttagactgtcgcactgggggtagctgatagaagtctccgacagcaatgactgacatgcctccaaagggtctccgagtccctttgatctgtttgagtcttgcatctacatatgcaaacagatgtcttgacaccatagacacttcgtcaatgacgattatttcagcattcaaaagttctgatctgacttcatccagctgattgccaagtccctgaatgggaggttttaagcttctaggcagcttgagaagagaatgcagtgttgttccagaaatgttaaaagctgcagtcccagtgaaagcagttaacaggacggtgggttttgatatgtcaacgtcgtctgcatatctgggcactttgctcagtatcttagatgcttctgagtagatgcatttgataagatgtgattttcctgttccagcaccaccattaatataaaagaaaaactgctctggatttagagcacagactcttttaatgcaccagtctctaactgcataaaatatgcaggcttgcttcttgttcagattctgaaacatctgacgtaacaatgtgggatcaatagcagggggttccctgatggctctgacttctgttgaagcatcagcctgacggctgtagtcgggcacatcttcctgttcattttcattgtctcgctctctttcttgttcgacaagtggcaac contains these protein-coding regions:
- the LOC143419782 gene encoding uncharacterized protein LOC143419782; the encoded protein is MRMFDKRVEALFRDLLLSPAEPLGKVIDYFYRVEFQHRGSPHIHCLLWVEGAPVFEEDDEQTVLDFINKYITAQLPDPHKQPELYKKVTEVQKHSKNHTKTCFRSLSSGCRFGFPKPPCNETMITRPSEDDALEVETAKNKLRPLNQLLNEPETASMSLEQLLERCKLTHAEYERYLNKMNMRSTIILKRDPKDSWINGYNPHLLEAWNSNIDISFVLDAFGAANYLMKYISKKEGGLSEYLKTVIENSHKDSVNECDEMRAVMQAYSKKREISAQECVARACGLHMKQCSRAVIFIPTDDNPVKMSRPLSVLDNTTPESSNVWMTSLNDKYKARPETPEYEEMCMADFAATCRIVYGQQKKGKDVLPLLNEMGFVQRRKNNKPAIIRFHRCSQEKHPEQYYGRLLKLYLPHRSDHELKTPSLPTYQAFYGAGCVQLPGTDHLEYVQHIVKRNREKYEKNSEEIESAVEEYEQNRGVTDEWCNLAPESDLVRLPLVEQERERDNENEQEDVPDYSRQADASTEVRAIREPPAIDPTLLRQMFQNLNKKQACIFYAVRDWCIKRVCALNPEQFFFYINGGAGTGKSHLIKCIYSEASKILSKVPRYADDVDISKPTVLLTAFTGTAAFNISGTTLHSLLKLPRSLKPPIQGLGNQLDEVRSELLNAEIIVIDEVSMVSRHLFAYVDARLKQIKGTRRPFGGMSVIAVGDFYQLPPVRQSKPLCVHDPSEIDLWREHFQMITLTEIMRQKDDVVFAEMLNRIRVKGKLDELCEADRNLLLQAITEPAHCPTDALHIFATNKEVDAHNSSTLALLHTHIIDIHADDYRKDPRTGRMALQDRPLKGGKNELPDTLKVAEGARVMLTRNIDIQNGLVNGAFGILLRVVYSENDQHIIKLGLKMDNETSGKNNRTPADDMVYIERAEENLKQKGVVRRQFPVKLAFACTIHKVQGMTTTSAVVSLKSIFEPGMAYVAVSRVTSLSGLYLLDMEEKKIFTNPEITAALENMRQANLDDMMPLLHVRQTLSRLKHQSVL